One region of Oxalobacteraceae bacterium OTU3CAMAD1 genomic DNA includes:
- a CDS encoding AAA family ATPase yields MYQSHFQLRESPFGITPNPAFFYSGNTRGEILEALLYAVCHGEGIIKVTGEVGAGKTMLCRMLESRLPPHIEVIYLVNPNLDPVEVQFAIAAELGLPTRGFRVDEVQRGLHAHLIERHSQGQQVVLLVEEAQAMPLETLEAIRLLTNLETARSKLLQIVLFGQPELDEHLELSSMRQLRERITHSFHVPAMEPGLVAEFLDFRLRAAGHDGPAVFSAAAAKMIGDSSEGIVRRINILADKALLAAFADDADVVDKRHVRAAISESPFGRGRAGTLLNRRPGRYFNRTVAIGCLLGLLIGAICLSVLAVAPNL; encoded by the coding sequence ATGTACCAATCCCACTTCCAGTTGCGCGAATCGCCGTTCGGCATCACGCCGAATCCGGCCTTTTTCTATTCCGGCAATACGCGCGGCGAAATCCTCGAAGCGTTGCTGTATGCGGTCTGCCACGGCGAAGGCATCATCAAGGTGACCGGCGAAGTCGGCGCCGGCAAGACCATGTTGTGCCGCATGCTGGAGAGCCGGCTGCCGCCGCATATCGAGGTCATCTACCTGGTCAACCCGAACCTGGACCCGGTCGAAGTCCAGTTCGCGATCGCTGCCGAACTCGGCCTGCCGACCCGGGGCTTCCGCGTCGACGAGGTCCAGCGCGGCCTCCATGCGCATTTGATCGAGCGCCACAGCCAGGGCCAGCAGGTCGTGCTGCTGGTCGAGGAGGCGCAAGCGATGCCGCTCGAGACCCTGGAGGCGATCCGCCTGCTGACCAATCTGGAAACGGCGCGCAGCAAGCTGCTGCAAATCGTGCTGTTCGGCCAGCCCGAGCTGGACGAGCACCTGGAACTGTCGAGCATGCGCCAGCTGCGCGAGCGCATCACCCACAGCTTCCACGTGCCGGCCATGGAACCGGGGCTGGTGGCCGAGTTCCTGGACTTCCGCCTGCGCGCGGCCGGCCACGACGGCCCGGCCGTGTTCAGCGCCGCCGCCGCCAAAATGATCGGCGACAGCTCCGAGGGCATCGTCCGCCGCATCAACATCCTGGCCGACAAGGCGCTGCTGGCCGCGTTCGCCGACGACGCCGACGTGGTCGACAAGCGCCACGTGCGGGCAGCGATCAGCGAATCGCCGTTCGGCCGGGGCCGCGCGGGCACATTGTTAAATCGGCGCCCGGGTCGCTACTTTAATCGCACTGTTGCAATCGGGTGTTTGCTGGGACTTTTAATTGGAGCAATATGCTTGAGCGTCCTTGCAGTGGCACCAAATTTGTAA
- a CDS encoding GspE/PulE family protein: protein MARPEKVRLGEILVQQKLLSEEQLGLALAEQKRSGRKLGRVFIENGYVTEEQIAGALARQLNIPYLNLKFFNVNPEIVRMLPETQARRFRALVLEDRRGVLLVGMSDPTDLFAYDEIARIVKQNIELAVVNETEVLAVIDRIYRRTEDISDLARELEQDLGDVSVDFGALAAANPNLEEAPIVKLLQSVFDDAAQVRASDIHIEPQEGRLQIRFRIDGVLHLQTETDIKIAPSLALRLKLMSDLDISEKRLPQDGRFAVRVRNQRIDVRISTMPTQYGESVVMRLLSQGGAQLRLDAIGMPRALVEKFRAIIQRPNGLVLVTGPTGSGKTTTLYCALSELNSVEKKLITVEDPVEYRLAGINQVQVNDKIDLNFARVLRSALRQDPDIVLVGEMRDQETAQIGLRAAMTGHLVLSTLHTNDAMSTPLRLMDMGVPRYMVGSSLQAVLAQRLVRMICESCTTPYEPTPTEREWLSMELNDKVDKARYFHGKGCSHCNGMGYRGRTGVYELLEMTRAVVDAANDPDPAHFLKVAATQMAGETLRRHAVQLVVQGRTTVSEAMRISNQTED, encoded by the coding sequence ATGGCAAGGCCGGAGAAAGTCAGGCTGGGGGAAATTCTCGTACAGCAAAAGCTGCTGTCGGAAGAACAACTGGGGCTGGCGCTGGCCGAGCAAAAGCGCAGCGGGCGCAAGCTCGGCCGCGTGTTCATCGAGAACGGCTACGTCACCGAGGAGCAGATCGCCGGCGCCCTGGCGCGCCAGCTCAACATCCCGTACCTGAACCTGAAGTTCTTCAACGTCAATCCCGAGATCGTCCGCATGCTGCCGGAGACGCAGGCGCGCCGCTTCCGCGCGCTGGTGCTGGAAGACCGGCGCGGCGTGCTGCTGGTGGGCATGTCCGACCCGACCGACCTGTTCGCGTATGACGAGATCGCCCGCATCGTCAAACAAAACATCGAGCTGGCCGTCGTCAACGAGACCGAGGTGCTGGCCGTCATCGACCGCATCTACCGCCGCACCGAGGATATCTCCGACCTGGCGCGCGAGCTGGAACAAGACTTGGGCGACGTCTCGGTCGACTTCGGCGCGCTGGCGGCCGCCAATCCGAACCTGGAAGAGGCGCCCATCGTCAAGCTGCTGCAGTCGGTGTTCGACGACGCGGCGCAGGTGCGCGCCTCCGACATCCACATCGAACCGCAGGAAGGGCGGCTGCAGATCCGCTTCCGCATCGACGGCGTGCTGCACCTGCAGACCGAAACCGATATCAAGATCGCACCGTCGCTGGCGCTGCGCCTGAAGCTGATGTCCGACCTGGACATCTCGGAAAAGCGCCTGCCGCAGGACGGCCGCTTTGCCGTGCGCGTGCGCAACCAGCGCATCGACGTGCGTATCTCGACCATGCCGACCCAGTACGGCGAATCGGTCGTCATGCGTCTGCTGAGCCAGGGCGGCGCCCAGCTGCGGCTCGACGCCATCGGCATGCCGCGCGCGCTGGTGGAAAAGTTCCGCGCCATCATCCAGCGTCCGAACGGCCTGGTGCTGGTGACCGGGCCGACCGGTAGCGGCAAGACCACCACCTTGTATTGCGCGCTGTCGGAGCTCAATTCCGTCGAGAAGAAACTGATCACCGTCGAGGACCCGGTCGAATACCGGCTGGCCGGCATCAACCAGGTGCAGGTCAACGACAAGATCGACCTGAACTTCGCGCGCGTGCTGCGCTCGGCGCTGCGGCAAGACCCGGATATCGTGCTCGTCGGCGAGATGCGCGACCAGGAAACCGCGCAAATCGGCCTGCGCGCCGCCATGACCGGTCACTTGGTGTTGTCGACTTTGCACACCAACGACGCGATGAGCACGCCGCTGCGGCTGATGGACATGGGCGTGCCGCGTTACATGGTCGGCAGTTCCTTGCAGGCGGTGCTGGCCCAGCGGCTGGTGCGCATGATCTGCGAAAGCTGCACCACGCCGTACGAGCCGACGCCGACCGAGCGCGAGTGGCTGAGCATGGAACTGAACGACAAGGTGGACAAGGCGCGCTATTTCCACGGCAAGGGCTGCTCGCATTGCAACGGCATGGGTTATCGCGGCCGTACCGGCGTCTACGAGCTGCTGGAGATGACGCGGGCGGTGGTCGATGCCGCCAACGATCCCGATCCGGCCCACTTCCTGAAGGTGGCGGCCACGCAGATGGCCGGCGAAACCTTGCGCCGGCACGCGGTGCAGCTGGTGGTGCAGGGCCGCACGACGGTGTCGGAAGCGATGCGCATCAGTAACCAGACCGAGGATTGA
- a CDS encoding ABC transporter ATP-binding protein, which translates to MTIPALRLQDVVQGYGQTSVLRGVNLALQAGECFGLVGVNGAGKTSLIKCVLDFCALDGGAIDIFGQPHHRPASRQPLGFLPERFTPPYYLTGADFIRYLLTLQGLRYDAGEVGAMMRALDLDPDALKRTVRGYSKGMTQKLGLAACLLARKPLYILDEPMSGLDPKARALLKEQLRSLHRAGSTLFLTSHALADVDELCDRMAILHDGQIRFAGTPAECRDRYGTDSLEQAFLTCIA; encoded by the coding sequence ATGACCATACCCGCCCTGCGCTTGCAAGACGTCGTTCAAGGCTATGGCCAAACCAGCGTGCTGAGGGGCGTGAATCTCGCACTGCAAGCAGGTGAATGCTTCGGCCTGGTGGGCGTCAACGGCGCCGGCAAGACCAGCCTGATCAAATGCGTGCTCGATTTTTGCGCACTCGACGGCGGCGCCATCGACATCTTCGGCCAGCCGCACCACCGCCCCGCCAGCCGCCAGCCGCTCGGCTTTCTGCCGGAACGCTTCACGCCGCCGTATTACCTGACCGGCGCCGACTTCATCCGCTATCTGCTGACCCTGCAAGGCCTGCGCTACGACGCCGGCGAAGTCGGCGCGATGATGCGCGCCCTCGACCTGGACCCGGACGCGCTCAAGCGCACCGTGCGCGGCTATTCCAAAGGCATGACGCAAAAGCTGGGACTGGCCGCCTGCCTGCTCGCGCGCAAGCCCCTCTATATACTGGACGAGCCGATGAGCGGCCTGGACCCGAAGGCCCGCGCGCTGTTGAAAGAACAACTGCGCAGCCTGCACCGCGCCGGCAGCACCTTGTTCCTGACCTCGCACGCGCTGGCCGACGTCGATGAGCTGTGCGACCGCATGGCCATCCTGCACGACGGCCAGATCCGCTTTGCCGGCACGCCGGCCGAATGCCGCGACCGATACGGCACGGACAGCCTGGAACAAGCGTTCCTGACCTGCATCGCGTGA
- the mshL gene encoding pilus (MSHA type) biogenesis protein MshL, which yields MNKLALTIVPVACSVLLGACATRSLPTSPTHVSEAPRPGGSIPEPVRQSAVLPPPKPTAKVETYSVTVHKVPVQSLLFALARDAGLNVDVHPSIEGMVTLNALDQTLPQLLSRIQRQVDMRYEINNGTLSVLPDTPEWRNYKIDYVNIARSTSSSVSIATQISTTGGGGSSASNPVGATTAASGSSGSGSGSGTSSGSSSGGNQSNSNSGSSAGSNNSTTVVNNRSDNNFWFTLEKNIRDMLRNTNLSDNPVDPLAGVQQNTPGGTQPGGQAQAQQAPAAFDTGAFGQSRNNNNRPNSVIVNAEGGLIAVRATSRQHEKIREFVDIVLGAAKRQVLIEATVIEVRLNNNYQQGINWSTLSRSGRLGMTQGQVGTVNLPSGVNPGTSPGIFLLKYNNPLSGLGNIAATIELLESFGKVKVLSSPKISVMNNQTALLKVVDNNVFFSIKVTPAVLGINGTPTSPATYESKLETVPVGFVMSVTPQIADNDDVTVNVRPTITRIVGTVLDPNPALADARVQSFVPVIQARELESLMKIPSGQIAVMGGLMQDSVDNAKDSVPLLGSVPVIGDLFSYRNEKSTKTELVIFMRPIVVKDASVNGDYKDYRYLLPGEKPDNEPYPVPTAPPAPTTNGNGS from the coding sequence ATGAATAAACTAGCCTTGACCATCGTCCCCGTGGCTTGCAGTGTGTTACTTGGCGCCTGCGCCACGCGCAGCCTGCCGACCTCGCCCACCCACGTCAGCGAAGCGCCGCGTCCGGGCGGGTCGATCCCCGAGCCGGTGCGGCAAAGCGCGGTGCTGCCGCCGCCCAAGCCGACCGCCAAGGTCGAGACCTACAGCGTCACCGTGCACAAGGTGCCGGTGCAGTCGCTGCTGTTCGCGCTGGCGCGCGACGCCGGCCTGAACGTGGACGTCCATCCCAGCATCGAGGGCATGGTCACGCTCAACGCGCTGGACCAGACCCTGCCCCAGCTGCTGAGCCGCATCCAGCGCCAGGTCGACATGCGTTATGAAATCAACAATGGCACCCTGTCGGTGCTGCCGGACACGCCGGAATGGCGCAACTACAAGATCGACTACGTCAACATCGCGCGCAGCACCAGCAGCAGCGTCAGCATCGCGACGCAGATTTCGACCACCGGCGGTGGCGGCTCGAGCGCCTCCAACCCCGTCGGCGCGACAACGGCGGCCAGCGGTTCGAGTGGAAGCGGGAGCGGGAGCGGAACCAGTAGCGGCAGCAGCAGCGGCGGCAACCAGTCGAACAGCAACAGCGGCAGCAGCGCCGGCAGCAACAACTCGACGACCGTGGTCAACAACCGCTCGGACAATAATTTCTGGTTCACGCTGGAGAAGAACATCCGCGACATGCTGCGCAACACCAATCTCAGCGACAACCCGGTCGATCCGCTGGCCGGCGTGCAGCAAAACACGCCGGGCGGCACGCAGCCGGGCGGGCAAGCCCAGGCACAACAGGCGCCGGCGGCGTTCGACACCGGCGCCTTCGGCCAGTCGCGCAACAATAACAACCGTCCCAACTCGGTCATCGTCAACGCCGAGGGCGGCCTGATCGCCGTGCGCGCCACCAGCCGCCAGCACGAGAAAATCCGCGAGTTCGTCGATATCGTGCTGGGCGCGGCCAAGCGCCAGGTGCTGATCGAAGCGACCGTGATCGAGGTCCGCCTCAATAATAATTATCAGCAGGGCATCAACTGGTCGACCTTGTCGCGCTCGGGTCGCCTGGGCATGACGCAAGGCCAGGTCGGCACCGTCAACCTGCCCAGCGGGGTCAATCCGGGCACCAGCCCCGGCATTTTCCTGTTGAAGTACAACAATCCGCTTAGCGGCTTGGGCAATATCGCCGCGACCATCGAACTGCTGGAATCGTTCGGCAAGGTCAAAGTGCTGTCGAGCCCGAAAATCAGCGTGATGAACAACCAGACCGCGCTGCTCAAGGTGGTCGACAACAACGTGTTCTTCTCGATCAAGGTCACGCCGGCCGTGCTCGGGATCAACGGCACGCCGACCTCGCCGGCCACCTACGAGTCCAAGCTGGAGACGGTGCCGGTCGGCTTCGTCATGAGCGTGACGCCGCAAATCGCCGACAACGACGACGTCACCGTCAACGTGCGCCCGACCATCACCCGCATCGTCGGCACCGTGCTGGACCCGAATCCGGCCCTCGCCGACGCCAGGGTACAGAGCTTCGTGCCGGTGATCCAGGCGCGCGAGCTGGAATCGCTGATGAAGATCCCGAGCGGCCAGATCGCCGTCATGGGCGGCCTGATGCAGGACTCGGTCGACAACGCCAAGGACTCCGTGCCGCTGCTGGGCAGCGTGCCGGTTATCGGCGACCTGTTCTCCTACCGTAACGAGAAAAGCACCAAGACCGAACTGGTGATCTTCATGCGCCCGATCGTGGTCAAGGACGCCAGCGTCAACGGCGACTACAAGGACTACCGCTACCTGCTGCCGGGCGAAAAACCGGATAACGAGCCCTACCCGGTGCCGACAGCGCCCCCTGCCCCCACCACCAACGGGAACGGATCATGA
- a CDS encoding tetratricopeptide repeat protein, whose product MSLLMQALKKAERAKQSSAVEDEVDKPSEEFDAVLALTPEPAPHAAVPPAKRELSLDLEPMAEFSLEPLAHEAPAASLTPRPSPSPLPPPSDHLDAGLTFDLTPDPSAPVAPAPAAAPQQRAQPNVPPSATISSASAAAATASAAAQNNAQNTYGASAAAEPTAGAKASAPASAKPQSSDKAAGKPRGAARARAAAATTNEPVGMDPERLRLIGLLSILALIVAGFGYYYWQAVVAPGAGSRLPPVPMPPPGATGATPVQVIGASPGASAGQPGQAATGAPGGFADPMAADPSGSAMLAPSVNRGGRDDLERRLARTEQELAAAQQAIQSQLAGSTPRAERLPPVAAPDNNAEIRVARAVQPAKIAPAVETAYQSFSNGDLPNAQKQYESALRQEPTSRDALLGLAMVHTRQNQGAQAASYYLRMLELDPNDSTAVAGLVSMRSGDAAQNEGRLKAILATNPEAGPALFALGNLYAQQNRWSDAQQTFFRAYSASPDNPDYAYNLAIGLDRLNQGRLALTYYQRALVLSQDKAAAFDRNALRIRMHELGAPAAQ is encoded by the coding sequence ATGAGCTTACTGATGCAGGCGCTAAAGAAGGCCGAGCGCGCCAAACAAAGCTCGGCGGTCGAGGACGAGGTGGACAAGCCGTCGGAGGAGTTCGACGCGGTGCTGGCGCTCACGCCCGAACCGGCGCCGCACGCCGCCGTGCCGCCCGCCAAGCGCGAGCTCAGTCTGGACCTGGAGCCGATGGCCGAATTCAGCCTGGAACCGCTGGCGCACGAAGCGCCGGCGGCCAGCCTGACGCCGCGTCCCTCGCCCAGCCCGTTGCCACCGCCCAGCGACCATCTGGACGCCGGCCTGACGTTCGACCTGACGCCCGATCCGTCCGCCCCGGTGGCGCCCGCGCCGGCGGCGGCGCCGCAGCAGCGCGCACAGCCGAACGTGCCGCCGTCGGCCACGATCTCATCCGCCAGCGCGGCCGCCGCCACAGCTAGCGCCGCCGCGCAGAACAATGCCCAGAACACCTACGGCGCCAGCGCCGCCGCCGAGCCCACGGCCGGCGCCAAAGCCTCGGCCCCGGCCTCGGCCAAACCGCAATCCAGCGACAAGGCCGCCGGCAAGCCGCGCGGCGCCGCCCGCGCCCGCGCGGCGGCCGCCACGACGAACGAGCCGGTCGGCATGGACCCGGAACGCCTGCGCCTGATCGGCCTGCTCTCGATCCTGGCGCTGATCGTCGCCGGCTTCGGCTATTACTATTGGCAAGCGGTGGTCGCACCGGGCGCCGGTTCGCGCCTGCCGCCGGTGCCGATGCCGCCGCCGGGCGCCACGGGTGCCACGCCGGTGCAGGTGATCGGCGCCTCGCCGGGCGCCTCCGCTGGTCAACCCGGCCAAGCCGCCACCGGCGCGCCCGGCGGTTTCGCCGATCCGATGGCGGCCGACCCCAGCGGCAGCGCCATGCTGGCGCCGTCCGTCAACCGTGGCGGCCGCGACGACCTGGAGCGCCGCCTGGCCCGCACCGAGCAGGAACTGGCCGCCGCCCAGCAAGCGATCCAAAGCCAGCTCGCCGGGTCCACGCCGCGCGCGGAAAGACTCCCGCCCGTCGCCGCCCCGGACAACAACGCCGAGATTCGCGTCGCCCGCGCCGTGCAGCCGGCCAAGATCGCGCCGGCCGTGGAAACCGCCTACCAATCGTTCAGCAACGGCGACCTGCCGAACGCGCAAAAGCAATACGAGTCCGCGCTGCGCCAGGAACCGACCAGCCGCGATGCGCTGCTGGGCCTGGCGATGGTGCATACCCGCCAGAACCAGGGCGCACAAGCGGCGTCGTATTACCTGCGCATGCTTGAACTCGATCCGAACGATTCCACCGCCGTCGCCGGCCTGGTGAGCATGCGTTCGGGCGACGCCGCCCAGAACGAAGGCCGCCTGAAGGCCATCCTGGCCACCAATCCGGAGGCCGGTCCGGCGCTGTTCGCGCTCGGCAACCTGTACGCGCAGCAGAACCGCTGGTCCGACGCCCAGCAAACCTTCTTCCGCGCCTACAGCGCCTCGCCCGACAACCCGGACTACGCCTACAACCTCGCCATCGGCCTGGACCGGCTGAACCAGGGCCGGCTCGCGCTCACCTATTATCAGCGCGCGCTGGTGCTGTCGCAGGACAAGGCGGCCGCGTTCGACCGCAACGCGCTACGCATCCGCATGCACGAGCTGGGCGCGCCGGCAGCGCAATAA